A genomic region of Desulfosarcina ovata subsp. ovata contains the following coding sequences:
- a CDS encoding UpxY family transcription antiterminator, protein MVGDILTRAWYALHTKSRFENVVNEGLAKRNLDVFLPKITVKSRRKDRHKMIRVPLFPGYVFVRTDLNPYEHVEILKITGAVRLIGSTRGPVSIADATIDSLKIMVGTGEEVITGTQFKKGDRVIVVNGPFAGVTGVFSSYRGDGRVIVNIEALGQFAAVNVHADDVEKLPEILS, encoded by the coding sequence ATGGTCGGAGATATACTGACGCGTGCCTGGTATGCCCTGCACACCAAAAGCCGCTTTGAGAATGTGGTCAACGAAGGCCTGGCCAAAAGAAATCTGGACGTTTTCCTTCCGAAAATCACCGTGAAAAGCCGGCGCAAGGATCGCCACAAGATGATTCGGGTGCCCCTGTTTCCCGGTTATGTTTTCGTCAGGACCGATCTGAATCCATACGAGCATGTCGAAATCCTCAAAATTACCGGTGCGGTTCGGCTGATCGGCAGCACCCGCGGACCGGTCTCCATTGCCGATGCCACCATCGATTCACTCAAAATCATGGTGGGCACGGGTGAAGAGGTGATCACCGGTACCCAATTTAAAAAAGGGGACCGGGTCATCGTGGTCAACGGCCCCTTCGCCGGGGTGACCGGTGTTTTTTCGAGTTACCGGGGAGACGGCCGCGTCATTGTCAACATCGAGGCCCTGGGGCAGTTCGCTGCAGTCAACGTCCACGCCGACGATGTGGAGAAACTACCTGAAATATTATCATAA